The following is a genomic window from Methanobacterium aggregans.
TGGATTTTTGGCGCGGGTTCATGCAGTGGTTTGGTGGAATTGGAATAATTGTCATGGGACTAGCCATACTATCTTCCCCTTCAATCAACATAATGAGGATGTACAGTGCAGAGGGTAGAGAAGAACGCTTAGTACCAAGTATCAAACATACCACTCGGATCATACTTTACATCTACCTGGGATACACGGTATTCTCAATCGCCCTCTTTGTACTGGCCGGAATGCCAGTTTTCGATTCTATATTCTATGCCTTCACAGCCCTTTCAACGGGGGGTTTTGCAATGCAGAATGCAAGCCTGGCATTCTACCACAACATATGGATAGAGATTGCTGCCATGATCATAATGATAATCGGCGCAACCAACTTCGCAATTCATTACGCAGTTATAAAGGGTAAATGGAAGGAATATTTCAGGGATATAGAAACAAAGGTATCATATTCTTTATTAATAATTGGAACCATTTTAGTGGCAGTATTCCTTTACAATGGTTCCTATTATGGCCATGATTTCCTGCTATCCCTCAGATATTCACTTTTCCAAATGGTCTCTGCTTTAACAACCACGGGTCTTCAAACAGCATCTGGATCCCAGATAACCAATCAATGGATGGGTATGGGAATATTCGTACTCACCATAATCATGATGGTGGGTGCAGGTGCCTGCTCAACAGGTGGAGGTATAAAATGGTTGAGAGTTGGCATTCTAGTTAAAGGAATGTGGTGGCAGATTAAATCACTACTATTACCAAAAAGTGCAGTTATATCACATAAAATTCACCATGTAAATGAATTGAAGTTAAATAACGAAGTTTTAAGGTTAACAGGATTATTCGTATTCAGTTACCTCCTTATATACATGGTAAGTGTTATAATAATCCTTTTCTATTACCAGAACGTTCCACAGGTTATGTTCGAGGTTGCATCTGCTTTGAGCAACGTTGGACTGGGTTCCGGGCTCATGACTGCAAGTTCCCCTACACTAGTGAAGATAGTGTTCATAGCTGATTTCTGGATAGGAAGACTTGAAATATGGCCAATACTACTTTTCCTTGTAATTTTAGCCCAGAATACAATTCGAAAATAAGAAAACACACATTTAAATCATATTTTCCTTATTTTTTAAATTAGACTCTGAATTGGAATTTAAATAGTTATTTTATATTATATTTTATTTCTAAAAACTTTAAAATAAAAAAAATAGTTCTTTTTTATATAATAATTCTTTTTTTATATATTTATTTGAAATTTCTATTTTAAAGGTAAAATTCTCATAATTTTTTAAAACGAATCCCTTAAAATTTTCTTTTAGATGATTGAAATATTTTGATTGATTAAGATCCTGAAGGAAATAGCGTGAGGGCAGAGTAAACATTCTTAACAGACTCATCTGCAGAAAATAGGGCGTTTTCAAGGATTTTATCAGATGAAACAACCGTTGCAATTGGTTCACCCATTTCAATCACGGTTTTAACTGGGGGTTTGTCGTAAACACCTGGAAAATCCATTTTTTCTGTGAGGGAACGTTCCTTTGCAAAGATGATTTTTTTAACAGCAAACTTCGTGGGTTTTGGAATGGAAAAGTTGTCACCCATACATATCTTCATGTGGGCTTCTGCCATGTTGACCCCAAGACATGCTTCAGCACATTCAAATGTTCCCTGAAAACGTGGGTTAACTTCTATGATGTGAGTTTCATCATGGCTCCTTATCATATCCACACCGTTTGAACCTGTGAGTTTCAGTGCTTCCACAACTTCCTCTGCAATTCTACTTATTTCCAGGGGGAGTGAATGTGGAGCCATGTTCCCACAGTAACCGTAGGGTTCCATCTGTCCGAGTCCTTCATCACCAATTATCTGCTGGCTTGTCAAAATTGTCTGGGCCCCATCTGCACCTGCCATTACAGATGCACTTACAGACTCACCCTCAACAATTTCCTGAAGCACAGAACTGGTAATATCACAGGTTTCATCTGCATCCTCAAGGTTAAGAATACCAACACCTCCGGATCCAGATATTGGTTTCAGTAAGAATCTTTTTTCAGGATACTGATGCCCAATTTCAAGTGCATCATGGATATCAGATATAAAATAAGTTTCAGGAAGTTTGAACTCTCCATTAAGTTTTTTGTAGAGTTTGTACTTATCTTCAAAGCAGGAAATATGTTTATTTCCAATCACCCTATCCTTTGGAAAGTTTTCAGGTGATGCACCAGATGTGCAGATAATAAAATCCACTTCATCCACAAAGTCCCTTGCAGCATCTAGAAGTAGAGATGGTTGAAAGTCATGGGCGAAGTTTCCAGAGGAACTGTAGGGTTCTGGGGATAAAACAGATCTTCTGTAATCTGAACATTCTGCAAGGTCCTCGGTGTAAAAATAATCAACAGCGTAAACTGTGTAGCCCAATTTTTTTAAAGAAGATGCCACAGGTCTGGTATTCGAACCCACAACAAGCACTTTTTCCATGTGATTACCTGTTTATCCTTTGAAGTAGTCCCGAGCGGAGTCGAACCGCTGTCTCCGGTTCCAAAGACCAGAAGGATTACCACTACCCTACGGGACTGAAAATATAGAAAAGACCGCATCAATACGGTAATTTCCTCTTAGATGAACATCCTATTTAAATTTATCGAAGCCATATTCAGCACATCAGAACTGGCATTTCACATCACAGTGGATGTTGAACCTGCAGCTTCTGCATTTATTTGGGTTTTTCGTTGGTATGAACTCTTCTTCACCCTCCAAAAGCCTGTGAACCCTGTTTACAAGTTCAATGGTTGCATTCTCAACCCGTGTATCGAATGGTGCTGCCCAGAATATGTTGTCGGTACCCCTCTCCCTGAGAGAGGCCACTATTCTTCTTTCATCATTAATTAAGTCTTTAAATGCCAAACAGTAACCGTATACCTGATTGATTGTTGAAGAATAAGCTCTTTGACCAGGTTTATCATCTATTATAACGAATTCCTCGGGAGTCATCCAGATCTCGTCTATATAACCCCTGATACCGTACTTGGCTGATTCAACCCACATCTCCCTTGAGAGCATTTCAGCGGTTTTTGATGATTCCATCATCTCTTCAAAGGTTGTTTCCTCAGCTTCCTCTAAAAACTTTGCTTCAAGTGCTGAGTGTTCACTGGTTCCCTTCAACATGGCCTTGGTTGGACCAACCTTGATCTCATCGTGGTATTCTAATTTTATACAGTACTCACAGAAGCCCTGGGTGTTGAGCCAGCTTATGGGAAAGTAATTTTTATCTGAGCTTATATTAAGCTTTGACTGGTCAAAAGATGGTTTTCCGTATTTCATAGTGTTCACCATGATTTTTTTTATATTTGAATGATTTCAGAATACTGAATCATAAAATGGTTCAAAAAAACAGAAATCTGAAAAAATAGTTCATGAGCACTCCTTGAATCTGAATACTCCCTAAACTCTTTGAAGATCTTCAATGATTATGAATTGAGCTAAAATGTTTTGTATAACACGTTTTATTTATCCTCTTCATCCTGTTCCTTTTTACCGCTGCTTCCAAGACGGCTTTTCAAGGTTGACCAGATGTCCTTATCTTTCTGGAGGTTTATCTCCTCCTCCATGACCCTGTTCTTTTCAAGCTCAAATTCGTATTTCTTCTTCAGATCCTGATATTTCAATTCTTTAGCTTCAATACCTTTAAGGATCTTTTGGTTGGTTTCTTCAAGGTCTTTAGCCCTTTGGGCTTCAAGTTTCAGCTTTTTATTGGTCTTTGCATTTTTTGTTACAAGGTCCTGGTAGGATTTTGAAAGTTCACTCTTCTTCCATTCCAGCTCTGCAATACTGTTTTCATATTCCTCTACGTTGCCTTGGTATCCCTTAAGATCCTCGAAGTAATCATTTAAATCCGACACTTCCCTCCCTGTTAGTTCATTTAACTGTTTCTGGGAAAGTATGAAAACATCTTCACTACACTCCAGGTCATCAGACTTCTTCAGAGGGATGAGGTACTGATTGTACTCGTAGATCTTCGTTTTGCCCCCAACCGTCTTCTTGGTCTTCTTTTTATAGCATTTAACAGCTGATTTTATTACCCTTACCATCAAGATTACTCCAATTGCAACTTAAAGTTATAAAAAGCAATTTAAATTCTGTTTAAATGTATCTAGATCAAAGCTTTTATAATTAACTTCTTTATATCTTTCATACATAATTTAGAACAACTCTTATATTGAAGTGGAATACTTTTATCTTTTTTGATTTCTTCCCAGCAATTTACATGTTCAATCTATACTCCTTGAATGTTCATGCACAGAATAATTATTTAAGCACATTTACAGCCTCATGAGTTAAATGATCTTATTAACACCCAATTCTGCATAATTAATTCATTTTTAATCATACAACACTCATCTTAGCCATTTTAGTAGATTTTCTGATCTTTTTTGAAGTAAGGTTGGGAAATATCTGAAAAATTGAAGAAAAAATCCATGAATTTTGAATAAAATTGGGGTTAATTACATTACTTTATATACTCCTAAAATCAATGAATAATTAGCCTTAGGGCATTAGTCTTATGGCTAAAAATTGGAAGTGATAAATTTGTTCGGAAATAGCTACGGTAATGATAGAGGAAATTCCGCTCCTATTAATGAAGGGGAAGAATACGATGTTAAAATTGAAGATTTAGGTAGAGACGGAGACGGAATTACCCGTATAGAAGGTTTTGTGATTTTTGTTTCAGGCGCTAAAGTTGGCGATGAAGTTAAAATTAGGATCACTTCTACAAGAAGGAATTTCGCCTTTGCTGAAGTAGTAGAATAATCTCAATTTTGCATTATTCACTAAATTTTCTTGAAAATTCTTAAATTAATCTCATTAATTTATTATTAATTTTCTCGAATTTTTTTTCTACATCACATTTTTTTTGCATAAACTAAATTAAGGTAAGTACAGATATTCTATTTTAACATCTAATTCTAATCTAATTCTAATCTAATTCTAATCTAATTCTAATCTAATTCTAATCTAATTCTAATCTAATTCTAATCTAATTCTAATTTTCATACATCTACAAGAATATATGTAAACCATTTCTGTTAATCTTCAACAAAATATTCTTGATTTTTTTTTAAATACTGCTAAAACGGTTTTAGAGAGGTAGGATAACTTCTTTACTCAAAATAATATAAAATTCGTTTGAACTTATATAAGAATTGAAAAATATGAGATGTGATCTCATATTTATTTCGTTAAATTACACTATAACGAAGTAAGAATATTTTAATTATCCCACGGGGTAGCAAACTGAACTATAACGAAGTAAACCTTTAATTTTTAAAATAATAAAAAAATGGATCATGATCCTGTTTTTTTAATGGATAATGTCTTTATGAGCTGATTAAATGTTGCTTCGTTGTTGGCTTCAAAATTTATATCCAAAGTAGTACTATTGGTTAAAGATATGGACACCAGGGTCCCTGATGAGGTACCATTCTCACTTGTTGTAATGTTACCTATCACTGCATCCCTTCCAGCTACCTTTGTTTTATTGAATCCTGTTGAATAAAGAAAATCATCTATAGTCCCGTTTCCACTACTTATTCCACCTATCTGTTCTGATCCATTGTAGATGTATATCTCAACCTGGTCACTGGTGGAAGCATCTTCCACTGTTAAGTTTGAAGGGTAATCAAATGAAATCCATTGATTTTCAAATGATCCTGCATTGGTCTGATTCATGGGAGAACTAGTGTTAACAGAGGTTCCAGGTAACTCAAGGAAGATCATCACACCCAAGAGCAGAACTATACACAAAACCCTCAGATAACTGAGCTTCCTCTCAAAGAGTTTCCAAGTCCTGATGAAATCATAGGCAGCCCATAAAAGTATTGCTAAAATTAACCCAACACATAAAGAATCAATTAATTCATTTCCAACGTAGATTGATGATATTTGAGTGTAAGCCAATATAATTGAACTTGCAACTATCACTGCCACAACTACAAGGTAGATAGTTCTATTCTCATAATCTTTGATCTCAAAAAAACCACTTAAAATAAAGAATATAGCAACACTGGCTGAAATAATACCCGTTAAAGTTGAAAAGTTGGCAAAATAAGTAAGTAAACTGCAAATTATAAATAAAACTCCAATAACTGTTGAGGTACTTATCTTCATTTTATCAATCGTCTGCTTTTGATCTAATAAATACTATCTTGTTTGAATCATATAATTCTTGTTATTGTATTTCATGGGATGGGATCATGAAGAATTCAATGAAAAGCTTAAAAAAAAGATTGTTTAAAGCATATTATTTTGGTTACTGACTTTTTTATTATATAACCCACACTACCTAGAATTGTACTTTAATTAAAAATAAAAAAAGGTGGATGGATAGTTATTCATCCAAGTCATCATACCTTGAAGGTTTAGAATAATCCACTCTCTTCCAGCTTTTCTTCCATCCACTGTGCACGTTTATCCATTTTTTCCTTGATGAGAATGGTCAGGATAAATGCCCCCACCGGGAACACAGTTAAGAGTATTATGTTGTACCAGAAACTGCTCCATAAAACCCCTGCAACCACTTCACGAAGGGCCCCAACTGCATAGGTCAACGGCAAGTATGGATGTATTGCCTGGAAAAATGAGGGTAAAAGCTCTAACGGGAAGATTCCTGCAGTTCCTGTGATCTGGAAGACCAGTATTATGATTGCAAGGGCCTTTCCAGCATTTCCAACTGCAGACGTCATTGAGTAGATGATTATCATGGAGCACAGACTGATGTACAGTGTGGTCAGTATGAAGAGCAGTGTGGATGAAATCTGAACATTGAGGAACAACGTTCCCACCACAACTACCAGGGCCTGTAATATAGCTATTATTAGGAATATTCCCATTCTTCCCATGTAAACACTGGTACTATGATATTTCTTCTTTGATCTCACCCTCATCCTTAGCATGGCAACTGATATTATTCCACCTATCCACAGGGATATGGGTATGTAAAATGGGGCAAGGGCAGACCCATAATTTTTTACAGGATAAATATGTTCCTTTTCCAGATCAACAGGGCTTTCAAAGTAGCTTTTCACTCCAGTCTGATTCACATCAGAAAGTGAGATCAGACTGTCCAGATCCGCCTCACTCACGGAGTTGAGTTTGGCTGCAGCCTCCTGGATGGCACTTTTGAATGTGGGCCATTGTGAGTTGGCAAGACCCAGTTTTGATGATGCTTGACTGATTGCAGAGTTTATTTTTCCCTGATTGTTGTAGAGGGTGTTAACAGCACTGTCCATCTGATCAATTGAAGTTTTTAACTGGGACAATCTGGTAGTTGTACCTGTACTCTTGAGATCTGCCTCTGCAGCTTTTAAAATGGTAAAAGCCTGATTTGCCTCATCAATATCCCCATTAACCTGAGTGATAATTGCTTTTAACTGAGGATCTCCCGTTGCATTGTACAAACTGGTTAAGATGGCGTTCATATATTTTAAACCTGTGATGAGGTTTGTGACCTTCAGTTCCATGTCCTGAACTGTGGCCAAAGCCTTTCCAGGGTCATTTCCAATGTAACCCGCCAGTGCATCTGACTTCGCTTTAGCATAATCAGCATTGCTCTTTATCTGTGGCAGATCTGCACTGACCTTCGACCATACACTGTTCACAGTTGTCATATCAGAATTTGCCTGGCCCAGTGAGGAATCGATCTCTCCAAGGTTTCCATTCAGCTCATTCACCATTGACTTGGTTTTAAGGAACTGTGCCTTGTTTGCTTTAGCAAGCTCTCCCACGTCGCTGAGTTTACCAAATATGATTCCATCAACTGTTTTAACAACTTCATCGTTGATCTTGGCCTGCACAGCATCCACACCTGCATTGGTGATCCTGGGAGCCACAGGATTCAGCTTATCATTGACTATGTACTCCATATGGGCCTCGTGTGGGTCCGATGTTTTGATGGATAACAAACTCTCTGTGAAGTTGCCTGGAACTATTAGGACTGCATAGTACTTTCCAGTTTTAAGTCCATCCAGGGCAGTCTTCCTATCAACGAACTGCCAGTCAAAGTTGGTGTTGTTTTTCAACTCATCAACAAACTCGTTTCCCATGTTGTACTGTGTTCCATTGAACTTAGAACCCATATCCTCGTTTACAACTGCAACCTTGATATCAGATGTGTGGGCGTAGGGATCCAGTGTTGCCTGGATGTTGAACACAGCGTAGAGTGAAGGTATCAAAATGATCACTGCCAAAACGAACATGACAACAGGGCTCCTTATAATTGCCCTGATGTCACTTTTAAAGATTTCTCTTGCTCCTTTTATCATTAAATCAGCCCTTATAATTGTAAAAGTTAATTGTAAAAGTTATTTTATTAGAATAAAATGCTTATAAATGCATGAAGTAAGAATGTTACTTCTCATCCTATAAAAAGTTTTGTCTTTTAATAACCTATGTTAAGTTAATTCATGCTGATTGGAATTGCTTGAAAAATCCATTAATTAGGTACATGCGCATACGAATCTTGAATTTATTTTTCATTAAATTGTTTTAGATACTTAAATGGATTAAAATAATATTAAAATAGTTAAAAGAACCTATATAAAGAAATAAAGGTTTTTTTAACTTGTATAGATGCCGAATGGCATGGGGGTATGTTTATTCTGTCAATGAATTGATTTTTAATTAATTTTTTTCTACTAACAATTTTTAGGGAGAATGAAGTTCATTGAAGTTAGAAAATCCTCCATAAATAGTTTAAAAGTAGTGTTAAAGCTTTAATTCTTAAAATAAGTTACAGTCTTAAAAAAAATAAAAAAAGAAAAAATTAGAAAGATATAGACGCATATCTGCCATATATCGTTGCCGTGTTCCAGTTGTTTATAACACCAAAGGTGTTTCTGTAGCTTATTGCATCTGCACTGTACCACTTACCATCAACGTATATCTCAGCCCAAACATGCCCGTACCAGCTTCCACTTGAGAACTTGCAGTAACCATGGACGTAACGAGCAGGAATACCTGCAGCCCTCTCAAGAGCTATTAACAGGTGGGTTGTGTCAACACAGTTTCCAGTTTTGGCATTCAATGTCCCTACTGCACCGTACTTGGTGTTGTAGTAGAATGAGTAGCCTATGTTATCCCTTACCCAGTTGAATATTGCAACTGCCTTAGCGTATGTCGTGGTTGCACCGGCACTGGCAATAATAGACTTAGATAGGGCTACTATCTGAGCATTGGTAGACTGACAGTTAGTTGTGGCCTGTAAATACTGCTGTAGTGATGCAGGAACTGTAGTTGTTGATGAACTGTTCGTTGTCACAACACTCCATGCTTTTACCCCAACATAGCTTGGAAGTCTTGCATTTGTGTCCTCAAACCTCAAGATCTTTGAGTACATGTACACAATGGATTCGAATCCCATATTTCCAAGGGTTGATGAAGCATAGTTTGGAGCCTTACCATTGAGTGCCATGTATGAGGCTATGGAATTAGCCATTGAAAGGTACTCAGTGGTGTAGATATTTCCAGCCGTCACATTTTCAGATGAACTGGTAGCTGATGTGAAATTACCAAGTACCACAGAATCTGTATCGTTGTTGTAAATATTCCGTAGCGCGTTGACAAGTAAGTTCAGGAAGTTTGACATGTTTATGTTCTGACTGCCAATCGTTACGTAGGTTGGTAACCTGTAATTGGCTTCAACATAATCTGCAACTCTTGTTGCTGCATCTTCAATGTCAGCTAAGCTTATGGTTGTATTGTTACTGGTTGAAGTGTTATTTTCTTCTGTTGAATTATCACTCGTAGTGGTTCCTGAACTCATGTTCCCTGTGTATCCAGAGAATCCATCATCTATCAATCCGTATCTGAATAGAACATATCCTGATGCTCCATTATCAATTGCGGCTTTTATATCCTGGTTCAGTTCACTGGCAGGCAGTGGTGTTACATTGCTGTCAGATTCGTAGGTTTGAATTCCTACAACAACTGGTTTTCCACCGGAATGCTTGACTATGTAATCTGTCATATCTCCTATCCAGTCAGTATCTTCGTTGTAGTTACCATTGTAGATCATTGGAACAAGGTAATCAAGATACTGGGACAGCTGGGCATAATCCTGCCCGTAGTAATATGCATTTGCAGCTCCTTCAGGCATTAAATCTGCTGAAACCGCC
Proteins encoded in this region:
- a CDS encoding TrkH family potassium uptake protein, yielding MYAINKLKKDETYSILHYTGYICILLGLLMLVPVSVALIYHEYHYILPFIYSAVISVVFGFLLYHSFRNTNEISLKSAMIFATLIWLVGSALAALPFYFSGDLSYINSYFEAMSGITTTGFTMYTNLDVVTHTMDFWRGFMQWFGGIGIIVMGLAILSSPSINIMRMYSAEGREERLVPSIKHTTRIILYIYLGYTVFSIALFVLAGMPVFDSIFYAFTALSTGGFAMQNASLAFYHNIWIEIAAMIIMIIGATNFAIHYAVIKGKWKEYFRDIETKVSYSLLIIGTILVAVFLYNGSYYGHDFLLSLRYSLFQMVSALTTTGLQTASGSQITNQWMGMGIFVLTIIMMVGAGACSTGGGIKWLRVGILVKGMWWQIKSLLLPKSAVISHKIHHVNELKLNNEVLRLTGLFVFSYLLIYMVSVIIILFYYQNVPQVMFEVASALSNVGLGSGLMTASSPTLVKIVFIADFWIGRLEIWPILLFLVILAQNTIRK
- a CDS encoding ATP-grasp domain-containing protein; protein product: MEKVLVVGSNTRPVASSLKKLGYTVYAVDYFYTEDLAECSDYRRSVLSPEPYSSSGNFAHDFQPSLLLDAARDFVDEVDFIICTSGASPENFPKDRVIGNKHISCFEDKYKLYKKLNGEFKLPETYFISDIHDALEIGHQYPEKRFLLKPISGSGGVGILNLEDADETCDITSSVLQEIVEGESVSASVMAGADGAQTILTSQQIIGDEGLGQMEPYGYCGNMAPHSLPLEISRIAEEVVEALKLTGSNGVDMIRSHDETHIIEVNPRFQGTFECAEACLGVNMAEAHMKICMGDNFSIPKPTKFAVKKIIFAKERSLTEKMDFPGVYDKPPVKTVIEMGEPIATVVSSDKILENALFSADESVKNVYSALTLFPSGS
- a CDS encoding CRISPR-associated protein Cas4; this encodes MKYGKPSFDQSKLNISSDKNYFPISWLNTQGFCEYCIKLEYHDEIKVGPTKAMLKGTSEHSALEAKFLEEAEETTFEEMMESSKTAEMLSREMWVESAKYGIRGYIDEIWMTPEEFVIIDDKPGQRAYSSTINQVYGYCLAFKDLINDERRIVASLRERGTDNIFWAAPFDTRVENATIELVNRVHRLLEGEEEFIPTKNPNKCRSCRFNIHCDVKCQF
- a CDS encoding TRAM domain-containing protein; this translates as MFGNSYGNDRGNSAPINEGEEYDVKIEDLGRDGDGITRIEGFVIFVSGAKVGDEVKIRITSTRRNFAFAEVVE
- a CDS encoding YhgE/Pip domain-containing protein; this translates as MIKGAREIFKSDIRAIIRSPVVMFVLAVIILIPSLYAVFNIQATLDPYAHTSDIKVAVVNEDMGSKFNGTQYNMGNEFVDELKNNTNFDWQFVDRKTALDGLKTGKYYAVLIVPGNFTESLLSIKTSDPHEAHMEYIVNDKLNPVAPRITNAGVDAVQAKINDEVVKTVDGIIFGKLSDVGELAKANKAQFLKTKSMVNELNGNLGEIDSSLGQANSDMTTVNSVWSKVSADLPQIKSNADYAKAKSDALAGYIGNDPGKALATVQDMELKVTNLITGLKYMNAILTSLYNATGDPQLKAIITQVNGDIDEANQAFTILKAAEADLKSTGTTTRLSQLKTSIDQMDSAVNTLYNNQGKINSAISQASSKLGLANSQWPTFKSAIQEAAAKLNSVSEADLDSLISLSDVNQTGVKSYFESPVDLEKEHIYPVKNYGSALAPFYIPISLWIGGIISVAMLRMRVRSKKKYHSTSVYMGRMGIFLIIAILQALVVVVGTLFLNVQISSTLLFILTTLYISLCSMIIIYSMTSAVGNAGKALAIIILVFQITGTAGIFPLELLPSFFQAIHPYLPLTYAVGALREVVAGVLWSSFWYNIILLTVFPVGAFILTILIKEKMDKRAQWMEEKLEESGLF
- a CDS encoding transglutaminase domain-containing protein, which codes for MSRNFFQTIISEMYISVHGSEFQGRSGHGGGIIKRNLLLAMLLVMSLALSNVGSIYAYSLSETVSDNNTSNAQSLLENTTNYTNTTTNYTNTQTTANLTVNTTSSVNATNTTNDSGISNTATSNTASNSSTNATAAAGGDYSKIQGIWVSSTDALKVNVTQLLSMGITDIYVKCNIYSDPTYKTLLSQVVQMFNGTGIRVNAWVTCFKDANGNWIDPQGTYNYTVKTPVITSTQVAVKNYYKSWYKSWYKSWYKSWYKSWYKSWYKYRGHWKYKWKSTWKSTWKYTWKYVWKYTLKYTTSYKTVTTTTYTTKTVTSYNTTHNDEVISAISDMVKNYGVDGVNLDYVRYPGTAYKYANGTDAVTSFVEKVYTTVKNINQNAAVSADLMPEGAANAYYYGQDYAQLSQYLDYLVPMIYNGNYNEDTDWIGDMTDYIVKHSGGKPVVVGIQTYESDSNVTPLPASELNQDIKAAIDNGASGYVLFRYGLIDDGFSGYTGNMSSGTTTSDNSTEENNTSTSNNTTISLADIEDAATRVADYVEANYRLPTYVTIGSQNINMSNFLNLLVNALRNIYNNDTDSVVLGNFTSATSSSENVTAGNIYTTEYLSMANSIASYMALNGKAPNYASSTLGNMGFESIVYMYSKILRFEDTNARLPSYVGVKAWSVVTTNSSSTTTVPASLQQYLQATTNCQSTNAQIVALSKSIIASAGATTTYAKAVAIFNWVRDNIGYSFYYNTKYGAVGTLNAKTGNCVDTTHLLIALERAAGIPARYVHGYCKFSSGSWYGHVWAEIYVDGKWYSADAISYRNTFGVINNWNTATIYGRYASISF